A part of Neoarius graeffei isolate fNeoGra1 chromosome 22, fNeoGra1.pri, whole genome shotgun sequence genomic DNA contains:
- the LOC132870874 gene encoding uncharacterized protein LOC132870874 isoform X3 translates to MEDLEPEEEDVLFVSSKAETLCPICGQNFPPNVLEAHASECGESKAAFISSASQLQEMSISSLDDVLQAISAAVNKAEEFPLTVSRSNLVERGLTQWKHQKKASPTSLLKIRFIGEAGLDTGALRKEFLTEMISGIEQKLFEGDQIGKCPKYSMLDLDQANFRSAGEIWAASLAQSGPPPCCLKLWCYKYLCDGEIQIQHISKQDVSDAQYTSLISHVESASEDTLFELVEEILSCGYTGPIHVEKKEEIIREGLALYGVADLMRQYPDVCQVLFVPGLEVKADADSVFAMCRPMFSDKGSIKEQMEVTLMNHLQDFLQSMEACDHLEAGPDCLSPSKVLQWLTGQGHIPVLPEERLNFQVCVEFIHNCDIQYGTHTVCYPTVAACSNTIRLPVKYMQTYAEFVAIMSEAFHLGQAFHQV, encoded by the exons CCTGAAGAGGAAGATGTGCTTTTTGTGTCCTCAAAGGCTGAG ACTTTGTGTCCAATCTGTGGCCAGAATTTCCCTCCCAATGTCCTGGAGGCACATGCTAGCGAGTGTGGAGAGAG CAAAGCTGCCTTTATTTCTTCAGCTTCACAACTACAAGAGATGAGCATTTCTAG CCTTGATGACGTTTTGCAGGCCATATCAGCTGCTGTTAACAAAGCCGAAGAATTTCCTCTCACTGTATCCAGATCCAATTTGGTGGAGCGGGGCCTTACTCAATGGAAGCATCAGAAGAAGGCATCGCCTACAAGTCTTTTGAAAATTAGGTTTATTGGGGAGGCAGGCCTTGATACAGGGGCTCTAAGGAAGGAGTTCCTTACAG AGATGATTTCAGGGATTGAGCAGAAGCTGTTTGAAGGTGACCAGATCGGAAAATGTCCCAAATATTCCATGTTGGATCTTGATCAAGCAAACTTCAG GAGTGCTGGTGAAATCTGGGCTGCTAGTCTTGCTCAAAGCGGACCACCACCCTGCTGCCTCAAACTTTGGTGCTATAAGTACTTGTGTGACGGGGAGATACAGATTCAGCACATTTCCAAACAAGATGTCTCTGATGCTCAGTACACATCACTTATCTCCCAT GTTGAGTCAGCCTCAGAGGATACATTGTTTGAACTGGTTGAGGAAATTTTGAGCTGTGGCTATACTGGACCTATTCATGTTGAAAAGAAGGAAGAAATTATTCG GGAAGGTCTGGCACTGTATGGTGTAGCTGATCTGATGAGGCAGTACCCGGACGTCTGCCAGGTGCTGTTTGTCCCTGGGTTGGAGGTGAAG GCTGACGCGGACTCTGTTTTCGCCATGTGCCGTCCTATGTTCAGTGACAAAGGCTCCATCAAGGAACAGATGGAAGTGACGCTTATGAACCACCTGCAAGACTTCCTCCAGAGTATGGAAGCAT GTGACCATCTAGAGGCAGGCCCAGATTGCCTGTCTCCCAGTAAAGTacttcagtggctcacaggacaaGGCCACATTCCTGTGTTACCAGAGGAGAGGCTGAACTTCCAAGTGTGTGTGGAGTTTATCCACAACTGTGACATTCAATATGGTACCCATACTGTTTGCTATCCTACAGTTGCTGCTTGCAGTAACACCATTCGTCTGCCAGTGAAATATATGCAAACATATGCAGAGTTTGTTGCAATAATGTCAGAAGCCTTTCACTTAGGCCAGGCCTTTCATCAAGTTTAG
- the LOC132870874 gene encoding uncharacterized protein LOC132870874 isoform X2 — translation MEDLETLCPICGQNFPPNVLEAHASECGESKAAFISSASQLQEMSISSLDDVLQAISAAVNKAEEFPLTVSRSNLVERGLTQWKHQKKASPTSLLKIRFIGEAGLDTGALRKEFLTEMISGIEQKLFEGDQIGKCPKYSMLDLDQANFRSAGEIWAASLAQSGPPPCCLKLWCYKYLCDGEIQIQHISKQDVSDAQYTSLISHVESASEDTLFELVEEILSCGYTGPIHVEKKEEIIRAVVLHAILRLLPLFCQLREGLALYGVADLMRQYPDVCQVLFVPGLEVKADADSVFAMCRPMFSDKGSIKEQMEVTLMNHLQDFLQSMEACDHLEAGPDCLSPSKVLQWLTGQGHIPVLPEERLNFQVCVEFIHNCDIQYGTHTVCYPTVAACSNTIRLPVKYMQTYAEFVAIMSEAFHLGQAFHQV, via the exons ACTTTGTGTCCAATCTGTGGCCAGAATTTCCCTCCCAATGTCCTGGAGGCACATGCTAGCGAGTGTGGAGAGAG CAAAGCTGCCTTTATTTCTTCAGCTTCACAACTACAAGAGATGAGCATTTCTAG CCTTGATGACGTTTTGCAGGCCATATCAGCTGCTGTTAACAAAGCCGAAGAATTTCCTCTCACTGTATCCAGATCCAATTTGGTGGAGCGGGGCCTTACTCAATGGAAGCATCAGAAGAAGGCATCGCCTACAAGTCTTTTGAAAATTAGGTTTATTGGGGAGGCAGGCCTTGATACAGGGGCTCTAAGGAAGGAGTTCCTTACAG AGATGATTTCAGGGATTGAGCAGAAGCTGTTTGAAGGTGACCAGATCGGAAAATGTCCCAAATATTCCATGTTGGATCTTGATCAAGCAAACTTCAG GAGTGCTGGTGAAATCTGGGCTGCTAGTCTTGCTCAAAGCGGACCACCACCCTGCTGCCTCAAACTTTGGTGCTATAAGTACTTGTGTGACGGGGAGATACAGATTCAGCACATTTCCAAACAAGATGTCTCTGATGCTCAGTACACATCACTTATCTCCCAT GTTGAGTCAGCCTCAGAGGATACATTGTTTGAACTGGTTGAGGAAATTTTGAGCTGTGGCTATACTGGACCTATTCATGTTGAAAAGAAGGAAGAAATTATTCG TGCTGTTGTTCTTCATGCCATTCTTCGGCTACTGCCCCTTTTCTGTCAGCTCAGGGAAGGTCTGGCACTGTATGGTGTAGCTGATCTGATGAGGCAGTACCCGGACGTCTGCCAGGTGCTGTTTGTCCCTGGGTTGGAGGTGAAG GCTGACGCGGACTCTGTTTTCGCCATGTGCCGTCCTATGTTCAGTGACAAAGGCTCCATCAAGGAACAGATGGAAGTGACGCTTATGAACCACCTGCAAGACTTCCTCCAGAGTATGGAAGCAT GTGACCATCTAGAGGCAGGCCCAGATTGCCTGTCTCCCAGTAAAGTacttcagtggctcacaggacaaGGCCACATTCCTGTGTTACCAGAGGAGAGGCTGAACTTCCAAGTGTGTGTGGAGTTTATCCACAACTGTGACATTCAATATGGTACCCATACTGTTTGCTATCCTACAGTTGCTGCTTGCAGTAACACCATTCGTCTGCCAGTGAAATATATGCAAACATATGCAGAGTTTGTTGCAATAATGTCAGAAGCCTTTCACTTAGGCCAGGCCTTTCATCAAGTTTAG
- the LOC132870874 gene encoding uncharacterized protein LOC132870874 isoform X1 — MEDLEPEEEDVLFVSSKAETLCPICGQNFPPNVLEAHASECGESKAAFISSASQLQEMSISSLDDVLQAISAAVNKAEEFPLTVSRSNLVERGLTQWKHQKKASPTSLLKIRFIGEAGLDTGALRKEFLTEMISGIEQKLFEGDQIGKCPKYSMLDLDQANFRSAGEIWAASLAQSGPPPCCLKLWCYKYLCDGEIQIQHISKQDVSDAQYTSLISHVESASEDTLFELVEEILSCGYTGPIHVEKKEEIIRAVVLHAILRLLPLFCQLREGLALYGVADLMRQYPDVCQVLFVPGLEVKADADSVFAMCRPMFSDKGSIKEQMEVTLMNHLQDFLQSMEACDHLEAGPDCLSPSKVLQWLTGQGHIPVLPEERLNFQVCVEFIHNCDIQYGTHTVCYPTVAACSNTIRLPVKYMQTYAEFVAIMSEAFHLGQAFHQV; from the exons CCTGAAGAGGAAGATGTGCTTTTTGTGTCCTCAAAGGCTGAG ACTTTGTGTCCAATCTGTGGCCAGAATTTCCCTCCCAATGTCCTGGAGGCACATGCTAGCGAGTGTGGAGAGAG CAAAGCTGCCTTTATTTCTTCAGCTTCACAACTACAAGAGATGAGCATTTCTAG CCTTGATGACGTTTTGCAGGCCATATCAGCTGCTGTTAACAAAGCCGAAGAATTTCCTCTCACTGTATCCAGATCCAATTTGGTGGAGCGGGGCCTTACTCAATGGAAGCATCAGAAGAAGGCATCGCCTACAAGTCTTTTGAAAATTAGGTTTATTGGGGAGGCAGGCCTTGATACAGGGGCTCTAAGGAAGGAGTTCCTTACAG AGATGATTTCAGGGATTGAGCAGAAGCTGTTTGAAGGTGACCAGATCGGAAAATGTCCCAAATATTCCATGTTGGATCTTGATCAAGCAAACTTCAG GAGTGCTGGTGAAATCTGGGCTGCTAGTCTTGCTCAAAGCGGACCACCACCCTGCTGCCTCAAACTTTGGTGCTATAAGTACTTGTGTGACGGGGAGATACAGATTCAGCACATTTCCAAACAAGATGTCTCTGATGCTCAGTACACATCACTTATCTCCCAT GTTGAGTCAGCCTCAGAGGATACATTGTTTGAACTGGTTGAGGAAATTTTGAGCTGTGGCTATACTGGACCTATTCATGTTGAAAAGAAGGAAGAAATTATTCG TGCTGTTGTTCTTCATGCCATTCTTCGGCTACTGCCCCTTTTCTGTCAGCTCAGGGAAGGTCTGGCACTGTATGGTGTAGCTGATCTGATGAGGCAGTACCCGGACGTCTGCCAGGTGCTGTTTGTCCCTGGGTTGGAGGTGAAG GCTGACGCGGACTCTGTTTTCGCCATGTGCCGTCCTATGTTCAGTGACAAAGGCTCCATCAAGGAACAGATGGAAGTGACGCTTATGAACCACCTGCAAGACTTCCTCCAGAGTATGGAAGCAT GTGACCATCTAGAGGCAGGCCCAGATTGCCTGTCTCCCAGTAAAGTacttcagtggctcacaggacaaGGCCACATTCCTGTGTTACCAGAGGAGAGGCTGAACTTCCAAGTGTGTGTGGAGTTTATCCACAACTGTGACATTCAATATGGTACCCATACTGTTTGCTATCCTACAGTTGCTGCTTGCAGTAACACCATTCGTCTGCCAGTGAAATATATGCAAACATATGCAGAGTTTGTTGCAATAATGTCAGAAGCCTTTCACTTAGGCCAGGCCTTTCATCAAGTTTAG